Within the Barnesiella intestinihominis YIT 11860 genome, the region GGCGTAAGAACCAGTGAGCGGCCCTTGTTCCATACGATCCATCAATCCTTTGACAATAGCAGGAATAAACCGAGCGTCGATAGCACCTCCAACAATACAGTTACAAACCACCAATTTTCCTCCCCATTCAAGATCTATCGTTTGGGTATCGCGTACATTCATACGGAATTCTTGGTTGTTGAATTTGTAAGTGTCGGGTGCTGGCATTCCGTCATAATAGGGCTCTACGATGAGATGTACTTCTCCAAATTGTCCGGCTCCACCCGATTGTTTTTTGTGACGATAATCCGCCCGAGACGCTTTAGTAATTGTTTCCCGATAGGGTATGCGAGGCTCTATGAATTCAACGGCAAGTTTATCGTTATTCTCAATACGCCATTTTAAAGTGCGTAAGTGAAATTCTCCTTGTCCCGAAACAATCGTTTGTTTCAATTCTTTGGATTGTTCTATTTGCCACGTAGGGTCTTCTTCATGCATACGAGTGAGAATCTCACTTAATTTTTCGGCATCGGATTCATTGACCGGTTTTATTGCTCGTTGATATTTGGGAGCTGGGTATTTGATAAAATCGAAATGATAATCGCACCCTTTTGCGTTGAGTGTATTACCAGTGCGCACATCTTTTAGTTTTACCGATGCTCCTATGTCTCCTGCTACAAGTTCTTCTACCGGAGTACGAATTTGTCCGCAAACACAGAATAATTGAGCCAAACGTTCACGTCCGTCACCTCGGTTCACATTAATCAAATCGTCTCCTTGATGTACGGTTCCAGACATTACTTTGAAATAAGATACTTCTCCGATATGGGGTTCGACCGTGGTTTTAAAGCAGTATATACTTGTAGGACCATTGGCATCGGGAGCGATTTTTTCTCCGGCTGTATTTTCGGGTTTGGGCATTTCGGAGACAAAGGGGACTACGTTGCCGAGGAATTCCATCATACGTCGTACTCCCATATCGCGTAATGCGCTTACACAGAATACAGGGTATATGCTGCGTGTGATGAGACCTTTGCGGATGCCTTCCCGCATTTCATCTTCGGTGAGAGAACCTTGCTCGAAGAATTTTTCCATAAGGGTCTCATCGTTTTCAGCAGCGGCTTCAACTAATTTTTGGTTTAATTCCCGGGCTTTTTCCATTTCGCTTTCGGGAATTTCGGATATGGTGGGTGTACCGCCTTCGGGCGACCAGCTATACATTTTCATGAGTAGGACGTCGATCATGGCATTGAACGACGGACCGCAACTAAGCGGATATTGCACTTGTACAATTCGGTTACCGAATGTTTCGTGCATTTGGTTGATTACATTGTCGTAATCTGCCTTTTCACCATCAAGTTGGTTCATGGCAAAAAGAATAGGTTTATTCAGATTTTCAGCAGTACGGAAGATGTTTTGAGTTCCTACTTCGACTCCATATTGAGAGTCGATGACAATTACTCCCGTGTCTGTTACGTTAAGGGCTGTTATAGCGCTTCCTACAAAGTCGTCTGCTCCCGGACAGTCTATAACATTGAGCTTTTTACCTAAAAATTCGGCATAAAAAACTGTGGAAAAGACGGAATATCCATACTCTTTTTCCACAGGAAAATAGTCCGAGACGGTGTTTTTCCCTTCGACGGTTCCGCGACGTTTTATTACACCACACTCGTAGAGCATAGCTTCTGCGAGGGTGGTCTTGCCTGAACCTTTGCTGCCCAATAGAGCAATGTTTTTGATTTCGTGAGATTGATAGACTTTCATGATATTAAAGTTTTAATAAAACAAAAACACTTGGTTACGTTTTAACAAAGCGTTCGCAAATTATGAATTATATTTTTAAAAAGCAATGGTAAGAACTATGTTACAAAACATTGTTTGTGAATCGAAGTTTTGTATTTTTGTCGAGTAATGGCTGGGCTTTATATTCATATACCGTTTTGTGCAAGCCGCTGTGTTTATTGCGACTTCTTTTCCTCGACCGATTTTTCGTTCAAGCGTGGCTATATAGATGCCGTTTGTCGGGAACTTGAATTGAGAATACATGAGCTAAGGGACGAACCTGTTTTTACGGTGTATCTTGGAGGGGGGACTCCGTCCAGTTTATCGCCGTCGGAACGAGGTCGTTTGTTTCGAACTCTTTCCACAGTTGTCGATTGGTCGGTTTGTAAGGAGGTTACTCTTGAAGTGAATCCCGATGATGTGACACCTCTTTTTATAAGTCAATTAAAGGATACTCCGGTTAACCGGCTAAGTATGGGAATACAGAGTTTCGACGATTCGGATCTTGTTTTTCTACGTCGGCGTCATACGGCTCATGCGGCGATGGAGGCAGTCGATAATTGCCTTTGTGCCGGATATGAAAATATCAGTATAGACCTCATATATGGTTTGCCGGGACAGACCGTAGAACGTTGGACGAACAATTTGAGACAAGCCGTAACCTTGAATGTTCCGCATATTTCAGCATATAATTTAATTTATGAGGAAGGTACGGCGTTGTGGAGAATGAGGGAAAAAGGACTGGTGAAAGAGTGTGAGGAAGAAGAATCCTTACAGATGTTCGAGACACTTATCGATGTGTTGGGTTTTTCTGGATATGAGCATTACGAGATTTCCAATTTCGCCCGCTCTGGGCGTTATGCACTTCATAATACATCTTATTGGAAAGGTGTACCGTATCTGGGTTTAGGTGCGGCGGCTCATAGCTACGATGGGAAGAGCAGGCGTATTAATCCTTCCTCATTGTCGGAATATATGGAGGCTTTGCAAACGGGACATGTTGCATATATGGAAGAGAAAGAGACGGTCGATAGTTTATATAATGAATACATACTTACATCGCTTCGCACCTGTTGGGGATTGGATCTGAAAAAACTCGAAGACGACTTTGGGGCTGAGCGCATGCGATATTGCTTGGAACAAGCTCTGGCTCATATCCGTGCAGGGCGACTCGTAGTGACCGACAATATTATGCGCATAACTCGTAAGGGCCTTTTTACTTCCGATGATGTTATGAGCGATTTATTTTGGGTGGATTGAATCTCGAAGATTTTTTAATCTTTCCATTTATCCTTGAATTTGTGGACTCGTTTTTCTGTCCCCCCCAAAGTGTATCGCAAGATGGAATAGGGGGATTATAGTTTCAATTTATAACCTAAGGAGATAAACGTATTGAGCTGTTGGGGTGTCTTACTCATGAGATGTTCTTCTCGAACTTTGCATTCGATGGAATTTTTTTTGTCTATTCGATATTCTACCCCTGCATCATACCATATTCTATCCAATTCTCCTGACTGTTTACCATTCAGAAAAAGAAATATATCGGTATGGATAAACGGAGTCCATCGGGTGTCGGGTATGGTGTAACTGAGAAGTATTTTGTTTCGCCATTTGTTCGATGGTTTGGCCGTCCCTATGGTATAGGTGGACTCAAATCGGGAATTCAGCGATAGGGAGAATCGGTGTACAGGATAGGAAAAAGTGGCTCCCAGTTGATAACGATGACGATTCTTATAAATATTCGGAGCTGTCTGTTGATTCATATAGTAGTACAGCGCATTTAATTTGAGGTATTTCGGGACGGCAGTATAGGAGACGACCGCAATGGGCATGTATCGTTCGTAATATTTACCAAGTGTCCATACGTTTTGCTGTATTTGCAGATTTATCCGATTTATTTGTTTGGATACCGTAAAATTCCACAACGTGCCTATTTCACTGCTGTATTCTTTTGCGTTTGTCGGGAAAGTAAAGAGAGAAAGTGAGATAATGAAGACGGATAGAATTTTGTAATGAAAACAATTCATATTTATTCGTGGTGATAGGGTTCGTTATTGAGAATAGTCATAGCCCGATAGAGTTGTTCGGTGAAGATGAGGCGAATCATCTGGTGAGAAAAGGTCATCTTTGAAAGAGAAATTTTTTCTTGTGCTGCATTGTATATGCGTTGGGAAAAACCATAAGGGCCGCCAATGACAAATATCAAGCGTTTGGCAACGTTTGACATTTTCTTTTCCAAATAGGTGGCGAACTGCGTGGAGGTAAACTCCTTTCCATGTTCATCGAGCAGGACAATGTAATCGCCGGGCAGGAAACTTTTCAAGATGAAATCGGCTTCTCGCTCTTTTTGTTGGTCGGTACTCAGGCTTTTGGTGTTGCGGAGTTCGGGAATGACTGCAATTTCGAACGGCACATAGTGAGCCAATCGTTTGCTGTATTCTTCGATTCCTTGTATAAAATGAGATTCGACTGTTTTCCCGACAACCAATAGCACTATTTTCATAAGGACAAAGTTACGGCTTTTTTGTATTTATCAAAGTTGGATTAGTAGTCTCTTTTACTTCGGCATAGAAATAATAAAGGGATTCAATACGCGTTTGAATCCCTTACATCCTTTTTAGAGTGCAGATATAGTGACTTAAATAGCCTATATGGGCACTTTCAGGGGAACAAAGATAAATCAAAGAATCTCGAATTCCAAATTTTATATGATTATTTTTGTGCAATCGGCTACAATCTTTTTTGTTTCTTGAGATTGTATATTTTTAAAAGTGCTGATAATTTCGTTATTCAGATCTTCTTTCCGGTTCTTTGATATTGTTCCCAAAATATATTTTATCACGGCGATAACGCCATTTATATTGTGGCGACTATCTCTGTCTATATTTGCAGGAATAGCTTTTATGCCTATCGGTATAGATATGTTATAAATACAACTACCATGAGCGCACCGATTCCGAATTACTCGTATGGTATCTAAATAGTTAATGAATACGCCGGTTGAGCATCCATAATGCTGGGCGATTATATATTTTAATCGCTCGCTTTTTATCGATTTATAGAGCGATACGATATTACCTAATGTCATAAATTCAATAGTTTTCCAAGCGGGAGGGTATTTGTCGTCTGGGTATCTTTGGTGATGCCGTTTAATAATGGGATTGTCTTGCATTGCTTTATATACCATGATATCGAAGTTACTAATGAAATCGGATTTCATAATATCGGGATTGGCGAACCATGTTGGAGAGTCTGTATAATAGTTTGATACGGTATATATGATTTGAGTGCGTATATTTACCTCTATTCTATCAAGGGCATTTAGCAATATTCTTCGGAGTTTAGTGTCAAATTCATATAAATCGTATACACTTTTGAATGTCGTCCCTTTTTTTAGCTTGTGGTCTCGATTGTTTATTCGAGGGAATGTTGTTTCAAAAGGAAATGAATAGAACCCCAAGCGGTAGTAACCTATGTCAAGTAGAATTTCTTTTGCTTTTTCTTCATTGTCAAATTCCATTCCATGAGATTTAAGTTTGGCTATTTGTTGGTCTATATTCAGAGCTTTTTTCATGGTACTCAAATTTTTTTGTAAATGTAATATTTTGTAAAGAATTAGTGGGCGGTTTAAAGGTTATATTTTTGATTTTACAATAGAGTCGGGATTAATTTGTAACTTTGCAATCAATTGATAATTGTATTTTTGAGAATAAATGAAAACGTATTGAAAGATGAAAACGAAAGAGCAGTTGATAGATGAATTGATAGATTTGGCTTTTGCCGAAGATATAGGAGATGGTGACCACACTACTTTGTGTTGTATCCCGGATACGGCGATGGGGAAGTCGAGGTTGTTGATCAAGGAGCCGGGTATCTTGGCCGGAGTAGAGATTGCCCGAAAAATATTCCACCGTTTCGATCCCGATTTGAAAATGACGGTTTATATCGAGGACGGGACTGCGGTAAAACCCGGCGATGTGGCTTTTGTGGTCGAAGGACGCGTACAATCATTATTGCAAACCGAGCGTCTTATGCTCAATGTGATGCAGCGCATGAGCGGTATCGCTACGATGACTCACCGGTATGTGAAAAAACTCGAAGGATTGCATACTCGCATTCTCGATACCCGCAAGACAACTCCGGGCATGCGTATGCTCGAAAAAGAGGCTGTGAAGATAGGTGGTGGCGTGAATCATCGTATCGGATTGTTCGACATGATTTTGCTGAAAGATAATCATGTGGATTTTGCCGGTGGTATAGAGAACGCTATCTCTCGTTGTCATGATTATTTAAAGGCCAAAGGCAAGGATTTGAAAATTGA harbors:
- a CDS encoding elongation factor G; translation: MKVYQSHEIKNIALLGSKGSGKTTLAEAMLYECGVIKRRGTVEGKNTVSDYFPVEKEYGYSVFSTVFYAEFLGKKLNVIDCPGADDFVGSAITALNVTDTGVIVIDSQYGVEVGTQNIFRTAENLNKPILFAMNQLDGEKADYDNVINQMHETFGNRIVQVQYPLSCGPSFNAMIDVLLMKMYSWSPEGGTPTISEIPESEMEKARELNQKLVEAAAENDETLMEKFFEQGSLTEDEMREGIRKGLITRSIYPVFCVSALRDMGVRRMMEFLGNVVPFVSEMPKPENTAGEKIAPDANGPTSIYCFKTTVEPHIGEVSYFKVMSGTVHQGDDLINVNRGDGRERLAQLFCVCGQIRTPVEELVAGDIGASVKLKDVRTGNTLNAKGCDYHFDFIKYPAPKYQRAIKPVNESDAEKLSEILTRMHEEDPTWQIEQSKELKQTIVSGQGEFHLRTLKWRIENNDKLAVEFIEPRIPYRETITKASRADYRHKKQSGGAGQFGEVHLIVEPYYDGMPAPDTYKFNNQEFRMNVRDTQTIDLEWGGKLVVCNCIVGGAIDARFIPAIVKGLMDRMEQGPLTGSYARDVRVCIYDGKMHPVDSNEISFRLAGRNAFSEAFKNAGPKILEPIYDVEVLTPADVMGDVMSDLQGRRAIIMGMSSEKGFEKITAKVPLKEMSSYSTALSSITGGRSSFSMKFASYELVPSDVQEKLLKAYEAEQTDE
- the hemW gene encoding radical SAM family heme chaperone HemW, with translation MAGLYIHIPFCASRCVYCDFFSSTDFSFKRGYIDAVCRELELRIHELRDEPVFTVYLGGGTPSSLSPSERGRLFRTLSTVVDWSVCKEVTLEVNPDDVTPLFISQLKDTPVNRLSMGIQSFDDSDLVFLRRRHTAHAAMEAVDNCLCAGYENISIDLIYGLPGQTVERWTNNLRQAVTLNVPHISAYNLIYEEGTALWRMREKGLVKECEEEESLQMFETLIDVLGFSGYEHYEISNFARSGRYALHNTSYWKGVPYLGLGAAAHSYDGKSRRINPSSLSEYMEALQTGHVAYMEEKETVDSLYNEYILTSLRTCWGLDLKKLEDDFGAERMRYCLEQALAHIRAGRLVVTDNIMRITRKGLFTSDDVMSDLFWVD
- a CDS encoding Abi family protein, with translation MKKALNIDQQIAKLKSHGMEFDNEEKAKEILLDIGYYRLGFYSFPFETTFPRINNRDHKLKKGTTFKSVYDLYEFDTKLRRILLNALDRIEVNIRTQIIYTVSNYYTDSPTWFANPDIMKSDFISNFDIMVYKAMQDNPIIKRHHQRYPDDKYPPAWKTIEFMTLGNIVSLYKSIKSERLKYIIAQHYGCSTGVFINYLDTIRVIRNRCAHGSCIYNISIPIGIKAIPANIDRDSRHNINGVIAVIKYILGTISKNRKEDLNNEIISTFKNIQSQETKKIVADCTKIII
- the rlmH gene encoding 23S rRNA (pseudouridine(1915)-N(3))-methyltransferase RlmH, with amino-acid sequence MKIVLLVVGKTVESHFIQGIEEYSKRLAHYVPFEIAVIPELRNTKSLSTDQQKEREADFILKSFLPGDYIVLLDEHGKEFTSTQFATYLEKKMSNVAKRLIFVIGGPYGFSQRIYNAAQEKISLSKMTFSHQMIRLIFTEQLYRAMTILNNEPYHHE
- the nadC gene encoding carboxylating nicotinate-nucleotide diphosphorylase — encoded protein: MKTKEQLIDELIDLAFAEDIGDGDHTTLCCIPDTAMGKSRLLIKEPGILAGVEIARKIFHRFDPDLKMTVYIEDGTAVKPGDVAFVVEGRVQSLLQTERLMLNVMQRMSGIATMTHRYVKKLEGLHTRILDTRKTTPGMRMLEKEAVKIGGGVNHRIGLFDMILLKDNHVDFAGGIENAISRCHDYLKAKGKDLKIEIEVRNLDELKEVMRVGGVDRIMLDNFSPELTREAVKIVGGKYEIESSGGITFDTIRDYAESGVDFVSVGALTHSVKGLDMSFKAC
- a CDS encoding DUF2490 domain-containing protein → MNCFHYKILSVFIISLSLFTFPTNAKEYSSEIGTLWNFTVSKQINRINLQIQQNVWTLGKYYERYMPIAVVSYTAVPKYLKLNALYYYMNQQTAPNIYKNRHRYQLGATFSYPVHRFSLSLNSRFESTYTIGTAKPSNKWRNKILLSYTIPDTRWTPFIHTDIFLFLNGKQSGELDRIWYDAGVEYRIDKKNSIECKVREEHLMSKTPQQLNTFISLGYKLKL